The genomic segment CATGAACACGCCCTGGGGGCAGCGCTTCCGGGCTTCCGAAAGGGACATCGCGGAGCGGACGCCGAACTGGCGGGCTTCGTAGGAGGCGGTCGACACCACGCCCCGCCGGTCCTCCCAGGCGCCGCCGATGATGAGGGGGCGTCCCGCCAGGGACGGGTCGCGCACAACTTCGACGGCGGCGAAGAAGGCGTCCATGTCGATATGGAGTATACGTCGTGTCATCTCAGTCGATTTCATCCAGGAAACACTGAACACATAATCACTGAAAATAAGTACAGTGAAATTGTAGCGCAATTTGCGGAGCGTGTCAACCCCCCTGTTTTGCGCCCCGTAGCGGCCCCGTACCGCCGCGGGTCCAACTTGGCGCTGGCTTGGATACCGGTTTGTAGGAGCGGCGCTCGATCCTACCGATTCGTAGGATGGCGGGCGGGGACGCGCAATCACTATTCACACCTTTTCGGGCGGCGCCGACGCCTTTCGGTGAAAAATCCCCCCGAATTTCGGCCCCGCGCCAGGCCGCATCGGGTGCGCGGACGAAGATGCCCGCGAATGGCATAAAGCTTGCGCTTGGAGCCGTGTGCCGGGCGGCGGCGGACTTTCCGGAGGCGGTTTTCGGGTTCGCGATGAATAACATTAGACCCCGAACTCGTTAAGCCGATAAATACTTTACAATTAAAACTGGCACACCGATTGCTAAATCCAGGCGCCGGCGCGTGGCCGGCGGAAACTAAGCCTTTCCAGCTTGGTCCTGGACGGAATGAAAGGAGTACAAATGGGCATGGGTAAATTGAAGCACCTGTTGTTGTTTGCCGCGCTGGCGGTGGCCGTGTTCGGCCCGATGCCGGCGCTGATGGCGCAGGAAGAAGCGGTGGCGGTCGCCGAGGAGATTGCCGGCCCCACGGCCGAGGATGTTCAGACGAACCTGAACATCATCTGGACCTGCGTGGCGGCGTTCCTGGTGTTCTTCATGCAGGCCGGGTTCGCGATGGTGGAGACCGGCTTCACGCGGGCCAAGAACGTGGTCAATATCATCATGAAGAACATGATGGACTTCTCCATCGGGTCGCTCGCGTTCTTCATGATAGGTTTCGGGATCATGTTCGGCGCGAACCCGTCCGGGTGGTTTGGCACGTCGGACTTCTTCCTGGGCGGCGTGGAGTACGGCGACGGCCACGACGCGCAGTGGCCGTTTACCTTCCTGATCTTTCAGACCGTGTTCGCGGCGACGGCGGCGACGATTGTTTCCGGCGCGATGGCGGAGCGGACGAAGTTCAAGAGCTACCTGGTGTACAGCGTGCTGATCACCGCGTTCGTGTACCCGGTTTTCGGGAGCTGGGCGTGGAACAGCCTGTATGCATCGGACAGCGCCGGCTGGCTGGAAGGGCTGGGCTTCCTGGACTTCGCCGGTTCGACGGTGGTGCACTCGGTGGGCGGCTGGCTGGCGCTTGCGGGCGCGATTGTGCTTGGCCCCCGCATCGGCAAGTATGGCCCCGACGGCAAGGCGCGTGCGATCCCGGGGCACAACATGGCGCTGGGCGCGCTGGGCGTGTTCATCCTGTGGCTCGGCTGGTTCGGGTTTAATCCGGGCAGCACGACGACGGGCGACGGCATGGTGGGTTACATCGCGGTAACCACGAACCTGGCGGCGGCGGCGGGCGCGGTGGGCGCCATGGTCACCGCGTGGATTGTGCTGAAGAAGCCGGAAGGTTCGATGACGCTCAACGGCGCGCTGGCCGGTCTGGTTTCGATAACCGCGCCGTGCGACGGGGTCAGCCCGCTGGCCTCGGTGGCGATTGGCTTCATCGGCGGCGTGATCGTGGTGTTGAGCATCCTGCTGCTGGACAAAAAGCTCAAGATAGACGATCCGGTGGGCTGCATCAGCGTGCACGGCGTCTGCGGCGCCTGGGGCACCCTGGCGGCGGGGCTCTGGAATCTGGAGTCGGGCCTGTTTTACGGCCACGGCGCGGCGCAGCTCGGCGTGCAGGCGATCGGCGTCGTGGCGGGGTTTGTGTGGGCCTTCGGCGCGGGCCTCGTGCTCTTCCTGGCGATCAAGTACACGGTCGGCATCCGGGTGAGCGAGGAAGAGGAGCTGGCGGGCCTGGACGTGGGCGAGCACGGCATGGAGGCCTACTCCGGCTTCCAGATTTTCAGCAACCAGTAAGCCGCCGCGCTCCCATCACGTAACCAGACAAGGAAATCGAACGATGAAACTGATTACCGCGTATATACAGCCCGAGAAGCTCAACAACGTCAAACAGGCGCTTTACGAGTCCGGTATCACGAAGATGTCCGTCACCAATTCGCTCGGGTGCGGCCAGCAGGGCGGCTACCACGAGTCGTACCGCGGCGTGGATATCGAAGTGAACCTGTTGAAGAAGATCCGCCTGGAAATCGCGGTCAACGAGGACTTCGTGAAGCCCACGATCGACGCGATCATCAAGGGGGCCAAGTCGGGCAAGATTGGTGATGGAAAGATCTTCATCACCCCGCTCGACGAATGTGTCCGAATCCGAACCGGCGAGACGGGCATGGCGGCCATCGGCTAGCGCCCTCCACAACGGCTCTCCAAGGGAGCGTCCCCCAGGCGCTCCCCCCATTGCCCAGGGGCGGTCTCCTTACGGAGGCCGCCCCGCGGGCATATCGGGCGGGCGGTGTCCTTCCCCACCGCCCGCCGCGTTTTTTTGTAACACGTTAGCGGTCTGAAGTGCGGAGCAGTTTGTGTTTTTACTAATTGAGCCAGTGTGCATGGCGGGCCGCCGGCGCGATCTGCCGGCGGGCCGCCGGCGCTCCATAGGTGTTATTGCGCCGGTGGCGCAATCTGCCGGCGGGCCGCCGGCGCTCCTTAGGTGTATTGCGCCGGTGACGCAATCTGCCGACGGGCCGCCGGCGCTCCATAGCTTTATTGCGCCGGTGGCGCAATCTGCCGGCGCGCCGGCGGCGCTCCATAGCTTTATTGCGCCGGTGGCGCAATCTGCCGGCGGGCCGGCGGCGCTCCATAGGTGTATTGCGCCGGTGGCGCAATCTGCCGGCGCGCCGGCGGCGCTCCATAGGTGTATTGCGCCGGTGGCGCAATCTGCCGGCGGGCCGCCGGCGCTCCATAGCTTTATTGCGCCGGTGGCGCAATCTGCCGGCGGGCCGCCGGCGCTCCATAGTCCTTATTCCGCAAGTCGCTCTGGATTGGCCACGCTACGTCGTTCGGCTGAAGTGATACGTTTTTTTATCGGCGATTTCGGAACTGGCCGGGCGTGACGCCGGAGAACTTCTTGAAGGCCATGGCGAAAGCGAACTGGTTGCTGTAGCCCACGAGGTCGGCGATGACGCCGATGGGCACATCGTGCATGATCAGGAGTTCCTGGGCGCGCTCCATCCGGAGCCGGGTGACCATTTTCATGGGCGATGTGTTCTGGGTTTCCCGCACGAGCCGGTGGAAGTGCGATGTTGAGAGCCCCATTTCGTGGGCCAGGCTCTCGACGGTCCAGGGCCGCTTCAGATCTTTGCTGACCTTGTCCCAGGTGTGGTTGAGCAGGTTCTGCAGGTCCGTGTCCGCCTCTTCGTCGTGCGCGCCCAGCTCGCGGTGGATGTACAGGGCGATCAGCTCGATGTAGAGCGCCGCCGCCTTTTGCGCGGTGGGGCCGCGGCCGCGCGATTCGCGCAGGAAATCCACGGTAAGGCGTTCAAGCGGCGGCGTCATCACGGTCTTTCGAACCGTCACGGGCCGGGCATGAAGATGCCGCCAGCGTTCCGTGTCGGGCAGGTGAAACCAGATGAAGCGCCAGCGATCGGTCCGGGGTTGGTATCCGAACGGCGCGCCCGCCTGCACGATCAGGAGTTGTTCGCGGGCAATCTCCCACTCACGGCTCGCGTTGTACACCTCGCCCTCCCCCTCAAGGGAATAGAGCAGCAGATGGAATCGCGGCGAACGGCGCTCCAGATGGTAGCCCGTGAAGGCTTCGGTTATGCCCGCTTCGGCGATGTCGGCCGCCCCTTCTCCGCTGGCCGACTTCGCGCGCCACGGAAAGAAGTGCTCCTGGCAGC from the Candidatus Hydrogenedentota bacterium genome contains:
- a CDS encoding ammonium transporter, which codes for MGKLKHLLLFAALAVAVFGPMPALMAQEEAVAVAEEIAGPTAEDVQTNLNIIWTCVAAFLVFFMQAGFAMVETGFTRAKNVVNIIMKNMMDFSIGSLAFFMIGFGIMFGANPSGWFGTSDFFLGGVEYGDGHDAQWPFTFLIFQTVFAATAATIVSGAMAERTKFKSYLVYSVLITAFVYPVFGSWAWNSLYASDSAGWLEGLGFLDFAGSTVVHSVGGWLALAGAIVLGPRIGKYGPDGKARAIPGHNMALGALGVFILWLGWFGFNPGSTTTGDGMVGYIAVTTNLAAAAGAVGAMVTAWIVLKKPEGSMTLNGALAGLVSITAPCDGVSPLASVAIGFIGGVIVVLSILLLDKKLKIDDPVGCISVHGVCGAWGTLAAGLWNLESGLFYGHGAAQLGVQAIGVVAGFVWAFGAGLVLFLAIKYTVGIRVSEEEELAGLDVGEHGMEAYSGFQIFSNQ
- a CDS encoding P-II family nitrogen regulator → MKLITAYIQPEKLNNVKQALYESGITKMSVTNSLGCGQQGGYHESYRGVDIEVNLLKKIRLEIAVNEDFVKPTIDAIIKGAKSGKIGDGKIFITPLDECVRIRTGETGMAAIG
- a CDS encoding AraC family transcriptional regulator; the protein is MQWSPRCQEHFFPWRAKSASGEGAADIAEAGITEAFTGYHLERRSPRFHLLLYSLEGEGEVYNASREWEIAREQLLIVQAGAPFGYQPRTDRWRFIWFHLPDTERWRHLHARPVTVRKTVMTPPLERLTVDFLRESRGRGPTAQKAAALYIELIALYIHRELGAHDEEADTDLQNLLNHTWDKVSKDLKRPWTVESLAHEMGLSTSHFHRLVRETQNTSPMKMVTRLRMERAQELLIMHDVPIGVIADLVGYSNQFAFAMAFKKFSGVTPGQFRNRR